One genomic window of Gracilinema caldarium DSM 7334 includes the following:
- a CDS encoding sigma-54-dependent transcriptional regulator, whose amino-acid sequence MNTILVIDDESGIRTALSSILMDEGYHVETAEDALIGLTLLEQHPFELIFLDVLLPRLGGLEALEKIKTGWPDIEVVMISGHANVDMAVRAVKLGAFDFLEKPLSLDKVLTVTKNALTLQKLRQENISLKKGKKLPYEEIIGHSPGIRAVKERIEQAAQSDARVLITGENGTGKELVVRAIHYKSSRADKPLIEVNCAAIPDTLIESELFGHEKGAFTDAVSSRRGRFEMAHRGTLFLDEIGDMTLTAQAKVLRALQEQKIERLGSEQSLNVDVRVIAATNKDLEAECQAGRFREDLFFRLNVIPIHIPPLRERKEDIPELLMYFLHNFSAEDIHLSEKAMEYLTQQPWPGNVRELKNFAERLSILCETDTIELDVVQNILGIVSSTSTRKSSDMAAEDRHENQRGLPAEILELDYNEAKDLFEKRYLEYKLSENGYIISRTAEVIGMYPSNLHAKIKKHGIRMER is encoded by the coding sequence CGGCCCTATCTTCCATATTGATGGATGAAGGTTACCATGTGGAAACTGCAGAGGATGCTCTTATAGGGCTTACTCTTTTAGAACAACATCCCTTTGAGCTCATCTTTCTCGATGTACTTTTGCCTCGTTTGGGCGGCCTCGAAGCACTGGAAAAAATAAAGACCGGCTGGCCAGACATAGAGGTAGTCATGATTTCAGGCCATGCTAATGTGGATATGGCCGTCCGCGCAGTAAAACTGGGAGCCTTCGATTTTCTTGAGAAGCCACTTTCCCTAGATAAGGTATTAACGGTTACTAAAAACGCTCTGACACTACAAAAATTGCGCCAAGAAAATATCAGCCTTAAAAAGGGTAAAAAACTCCCCTATGAAGAAATTATTGGTCACAGCCCGGGGATACGAGCTGTTAAAGAACGGATTGAACAGGCAGCTCAGTCCGATGCCAGGGTACTTATAACAGGCGAGAATGGTACTGGAAAAGAACTTGTCGTCAGAGCAATTCATTATAAATCCAGCCGGGCGGATAAACCCTTGATTGAGGTGAACTGCGCAGCTATCCCTGACACCCTTATCGAAAGTGAACTTTTCGGACACGAAAAAGGAGCCTTTACCGATGCAGTTTCAAGCCGTAGAGGCCGCTTTGAGATGGCCCATAGGGGGACCCTCTTTCTCGATGAAATTGGAGACATGACCTTAACAGCTCAGGCGAAGGTACTTCGGGCTTTACAGGAACAAAAAATAGAACGACTTGGCAGTGAACAGTCACTCAATGTTGATGTCCGCGTTATAGCCGCGACCAATAAAGATTTGGAAGCCGAATGTCAAGCAGGACGATTCAGAGAAGACCTTTTTTTCCGACTCAATGTTATTCCGATTCATATACCACCCCTTAGAGAACGAAAAGAGGATATTCCCGAACTGCTGATGTATTTCTTACACAATTTTAGCGCTGAAGACATACATCTTTCAGAAAAAGCCATGGAATATCTAACCCAACAGCCCTGGCCAGGAAATGTTCGGGAACTGAAAAACTTTGCTGAACGACTTTCAATTCTTTGTGAAACCGATACTATTGAACTCGATGTGGTTCAGAATATTCTTGGAATAGTATCCTCTACTAGTACAAGAAAATCCTCGGATATGGCTGCTGAAGATAGGCATGAAAATCAAAGGGGCTTACCGGCCGAAATCCTCGAGTTGGACTATAACGAAGCAAAAGATTTGTTCGAAAAACGATATTTAGAGTATAAACTTTCTGAAAATGGGTATATTATATCCCGTACAGCAGAAGTAATTGGTATGTATCCCAGTAATCTCCATGCAAAAATTAAAAAGCATGGTATAAGGATGGAACGATGA
- the lexA gene encoding transcriptional repressor LexA, protein MKELTERQREVLSFISAFTKSHTYPPTIREIADHFSISVKGAYDHLNALKKKGYLRLSDKRSRTIEVVHTMDRQNETEQLIQIPILGTVAAGKPILAEENWEGTVAIPPSMVRKQGTYFALNVRGDSMIEAGIMDGDLAIIEKRETAHNGEIVVAVVDDAVTLKRFYKESNRIRLQPENAAYSPIYCQDIRLLGRLSCIIRSYT, encoded by the coding sequence ATGAAAGAGCTCACGGAACGGCAACGGGAAGTGCTATCCTTCATCAGTGCGTTTACAAAGTCCCACACCTACCCGCCCACAATTCGAGAAATTGCGGATCATTTTTCTATTTCTGTAAAAGGAGCCTATGATCATCTCAACGCTCTCAAGAAAAAGGGCTATCTCAGACTCAGCGACAAAAGGTCTCGAACTATCGAAGTCGTTCATACCATGGATAGGCAGAATGAAACAGAACAGCTCATACAAATACCCATTCTGGGCACTGTAGCCGCTGGGAAGCCAATCCTAGCTGAGGAAAATTGGGAAGGAACCGTTGCAATTCCTCCTTCCATGGTGAGAAAACAGGGCACCTACTTCGCCCTGAATGTCCGAGGAGACTCTATGATCGAGGCAGGCATTATGGATGGTGATTTGGCGATCATAGAAAAACGAGAAACAGCCCATAATGGAGAAATTGTTGTTGCAGTTGTTGATGATGCGGTTACTTTGAAACGTTTTTATAAAGAAAGCAACCGAATCCGACTGCAGCCTGAGAACGCTGCCTATTCTCCTATTTATTGCCAAGATATTCGACTTCTCGGGCGACTCTCCTGTATTATTCGCTCCTATACCTAG
- the holA gene encoding DNA polymerase III subunit delta, whose protein sequence is MAQGLCYLFTGPEVGEQQDTIQYIRQELTKKYGSTPEEQSFYASETTVSDIVSILRNGSLFSDARLILVKNAEYIKKKEDVELLSGYMTQPQEDTTLILISEEIGIDKKLEATIPKEHKKIFWELFDNRKTEWVVTFFKRSGYNIQPDAVEAILELVENNTAALRQECSRLTLFLDKNKPVSADQIEQYLAHTRQESAFSLFSQIALGEREKSLEILHTLLDAKESPQAIIAGLTWSFRKLADFLALASTGQLNDFELKKIGLASPRAQRDYREAAKRYTIHSTMQALALLAEWDVQLRSMGTAIESILMDIYLLKLSDLSSQHTLERI, encoded by the coding sequence ATGGCTCAAGGACTCTGCTATCTCTTTACTGGTCCTGAAGTTGGAGAACAACAGGATACTATACAGTACATACGGCAGGAACTCACTAAAAAATATGGCTCAACACCGGAAGAACAATCATTTTATGCTTCAGAAACCACTGTTTCTGACATAGTATCTATACTTCGAAATGGATCGCTTTTTTCAGATGCCCGGCTTATCCTTGTTAAAAATGCAGAATATATTAAGAAAAAAGAAGATGTGGAACTCCTTTCAGGCTATATGACACAACCGCAGGAAGATACAACCCTCATTCTGATCTCCGAAGAAATTGGCATTGATAAAAAACTGGAAGCAACTATTCCCAAAGAACATAAAAAGATTTTCTGGGAACTCTTTGATAACAGAAAAACCGAATGGGTCGTTACTTTCTTTAAACGGTCTGGATACAATATTCAACCAGATGCGGTAGAAGCCATTCTGGAACTTGTGGAAAATAACACTGCGGCCCTCAGACAAGAATGTTCTCGACTCACCTTGTTTCTCGATAAAAACAAACCGGTGAGTGCCGATCAAATAGAACAATATTTAGCTCATACACGGCAGGAATCGGCCTTTTCCCTCTTTTCTCAGATCGCCTTGGGGGAACGGGAAAAGAGCCTTGAAATCTTACACACCTTACTAGATGCAAAGGAAAGTCCCCAGGCCATTATTGCAGGGCTTACCTGGTCATTCCGCAAATTGGCAGATTTTCTAGCGCTGGCAAGTACAGGACAGTTGAATGATTTTGAGCTCAAAAAAATCGGCCTTGCATCCCCTCGAGCACAACGGGACTATAGGGAAGCAGCCAAACGGTATACCATCCACAGTACCATGCAAGCCTTAGCGTTACTTGCTGAATGGGATGTACAGTTACGATCCATGGGGACCGCGATAGAATCTATCTTAATGGATATTTATTTATTAAAATTATCTGACTTATCCAGTCAGCATACCCTTGAAAGAATATAA
- a CDS encoding FAD-dependent oxidoreductase, with amino-acid sequence MGDTKNILIIGGGYGGIETAKKLAKHYKKRNDISITLIDRNPFHTLMTELHEVAGHRVEPDSVRIPFAKIFGASKVKVILDSIETVDFKEQVAISATNRYPYDYLVIGSGAEPEFFGVPGIKENAFTLWSFDDSVKIRHHIEKTFEKAIAIQDPKLRQKMLTFVVAGAGFTGIELAGEFLEWRDEMCKKWLISPDEVKVIVVEALPTILPILEEDLRAKVETYLKKHQVELKTNTPIVGAEPGIVKLKDGSTIETETFVWTAGVQGCHFAGMLDLTKGRCGNRDCEIMKAQGTCGLADCKFKKEHRDVSGKKGRILVNAEMRSVDYQNVFLVGDNIWFIENNKPLPQIVETALQTADVAAHNIAAALDGTPVKTFKSNYHGFMVSVGGKYAVSNAGGMKLSGFFAMAMKHLINLHYLLGVAGINQCWEYLKHEFLNMEHHRNIVRGFGSYRTRGYWLLPLRLWLGLMWVIEGVNKIGEGWLAWSTGSKSTWMFSPGVQQAGTTVAQAVQSAAASGADAVAAASEWVEETATAVVQSPHPVYDAVAAASEQVADTAGAAVSAGTEAVAHSFRKIWDLSKPIFNPQGVVATWFRTTFMDGLASHIPFQAFQLMVVLAEIAIGLALFGGLFTWWAAAASIVMCFVFTLSGMFAWDQVWFIFAAFLMLGGAGRAFGLDCWVVPFCKKWWNGTRFARKHYLYLDNPSKKN; translated from the coding sequence ATGGGCGACACTAAAAACATATTGATCATTGGGGGTGGATATGGCGGCATCGAAACAGCCAAGAAGCTGGCAAAACACTATAAAAAACGCAACGACATATCCATTACGTTAATCGACCGGAATCCCTTTCATACTTTGATGACCGAATTACACGAGGTAGCCGGTCACCGGGTCGAACCCGACTCAGTCCGTATTCCCTTTGCCAAGATCTTTGGTGCATCCAAAGTTAAGGTTATTCTCGATTCTATAGAAACGGTAGATTTTAAGGAGCAGGTTGCAATCTCTGCCACTAATCGCTATCCCTATGATTACCTGGTTATTGGGTCTGGAGCGGAACCAGAATTCTTCGGGGTACCCGGAATAAAAGAAAATGCCTTTACCCTCTGGTCTTTCGATGATTCCGTGAAGATTCGGCACCATATCGAAAAAACCTTTGAAAAAGCGATTGCCATTCAAGACCCAAAACTCCGTCAAAAAATGCTTACCTTCGTAGTCGCCGGAGCCGGGTTTACCGGGATTGAATTAGCCGGTGAATTCCTGGAATGGCGGGACGAAATGTGCAAAAAATGGCTCATTTCCCCCGATGAAGTAAAGGTTATTGTCGTAGAAGCGCTTCCCACCATATTACCCATTCTGGAAGAGGACCTCAGAGCAAAGGTAGAAACGTATCTTAAGAAGCATCAAGTAGAATTAAAAACAAATACCCCCATAGTTGGAGCTGAACCGGGAATTGTAAAATTGAAGGATGGTTCCACTATAGAAACCGAAACCTTCGTATGGACTGCCGGAGTCCAGGGTTGTCACTTTGCGGGGATGCTGGACCTTACAAAAGGCCGCTGCGGTAACCGGGACTGTGAAATCATGAAAGCCCAGGGCACCTGCGGACTTGCAGACTGTAAGTTTAAGAAGGAGCATCGGGATGTATCTGGTAAAAAGGGTCGTATCCTCGTTAATGCTGAAATGCGTTCTGTAGATTACCAGAATGTCTTCCTCGTAGGGGATAACATCTGGTTCATCGAAAACAACAAACCCCTGCCACAAATTGTAGAAACAGCCCTACAGACTGCCGATGTGGCAGCCCATAATATTGCGGCAGCACTAGATGGAACGCCAGTTAAAACCTTTAAATCCAACTATCATGGGTTTATGGTTTCTGTGGGCGGAAAATATGCGGTTTCCAACGCAGGGGGCATGAAATTGTCAGGCTTCTTTGCCATGGCCATGAAGCATCTCATCAACCTGCATTACCTCCTCGGTGTGGCTGGTATCAACCAGTGCTGGGAATACCTCAAGCATGAGTTCCTGAATATGGAACATCACCGAAATATTGTCCGAGGCTTTGGGTCCTACCGGACCCGGGGCTATTGGCTCCTACCACTCAGACTCTGGCTTGGCCTCATGTGGGTTATAGAGGGGGTCAACAAGATTGGTGAAGGATGGCTCGCCTGGAGTACTGGCAGTAAATCCACCTGGATGTTCAGCCCCGGGGTACAGCAGGCTGGGACGACGGTCGCCCAGGCAGTTCAGTCAGCCGCTGCATCTGGAGCTGATGCGGTAGCAGCAGCCTCTGAATGGGTTGAAGAGACCGCAACTGCAGTAGTGCAATCTCCCCACCCTGTCTATGATGCGGTTGCTGCGGCTTCTGAGCAAGTAGCAGATACTGCAGGGGCTGCTGTTTCTGCCGGGACAGAGGCAGTTGCCCATAGTTTCAGGAAGATTTGGGACCTTAGTAAGCCCATTTTTAATCCCCAGGGTGTTGTGGCAACCTGGTTCAGAACGACCTTTATGGATGGACTTGCGAGCCACATTCCGTTTCAAGCATTCCAACTCATGGTGGTTTTAGCAGAAATTGCCATAGGGCTCGCCCTTTTTGGCGGACTCTTTACCTGGTGGGCTGCGGCAGCTTCCATCGTGATGTGTTTTGTCTTTACCCTCTCTGGTATGTTTGCATGGGACCAGGTATGGTTTATTTTTGCAGCATTCTTAATGTTGGGTGGTGCAGGCCGGGCATTTGGTCTTGATTGTTGGGTTGTACCTTTCTGTAAGAAATGGTGGAATGGTACCCGTTTTGCCCGCAAACATTACCTGTACCTGGATAACCCAAGTAAGAAAAACTAG
- a CDS encoding polyprenyl synthetase family protein yields MAEFWSTFPGMDTALATVSEHIRTATTSSNPIIREALADLFTKQGKMLRPGMLILASHAGKPDMQRIYPLAAAIEILHTATLIHDDVIDDSPLRRGLPSVHMRYGKKDAVLIGDFLLSRCFLLAAEYTTPQNAINLGKVISVICAMELDQDADRFHPSLSVRSYFRKIIGKTALLFSLACHVGASEAKAPSTVTERLRRIGYNIGMAFQIIDDILDYTGNETEIKKPVGNDLRSGLVTLPLICALQKDVDGELARLVQPDTFPHSDIQRILVLTKTLGGINTARLYAQRFTTRALREIEQLPQGSAKHNMDQLAKKLLIRTY; encoded by the coding sequence ATGGCTGAATTCTGGAGTACCTTCCCCGGCATGGACACAGCCCTTGCTACTGTGTCCGAGCATATCCGTACCGCTACAACATCTTCGAATCCAATCATCCGGGAAGCTCTCGCTGACCTTTTTACAAAGCAGGGGAAAATGCTCCGGCCTGGGATGCTCATTCTGGCATCCCACGCAGGGAAGCCAGATATGCAACGAATCTATCCTCTTGCAGCGGCGATTGAAATATTACATACAGCAACCCTTATCCATGACGATGTCATCGATGACTCTCCCTTACGTCGCGGCCTCCCTTCGGTACATATGAGATATGGGAAAAAGGATGCGGTCCTCATCGGTGATTTTTTGCTATCCCGTTGCTTTCTGCTCGCGGCAGAATACACCACACCCCAGAATGCGATTAATCTTGGGAAAGTCATTTCTGTTATTTGTGCGATGGAATTGGATCAGGATGCAGACCGATTCCATCCATCATTATCGGTACGCAGTTATTTCAGGAAAATCATCGGAAAGACAGCCCTTTTATTTTCCCTTGCCTGCCATGTAGGGGCCTCCGAAGCCAAGGCTCCATCTACAGTAACAGAACGGCTCCGGCGTATTGGCTATAATATTGGCATGGCTTTTCAAATTATCGATGACATTCTAGACTATACAGGAAATGAGACGGAAATTAAAAAACCTGTTGGAAATGATCTGAGATCCGGCCTTGTTACTCTGCCCCTCATATGTGCCTTACAGAAAGATGTGGATGGTGAATTAGCCCGACTGGTACAACCTGATACATTTCCCCACAGTGATATTCAAAGAATTCTGGTCCTTACTAAAACCCTCGGCGGTATCAATACAGCCCGCTTGTATGCCCAACGTTTCACCACACGGGCTTTGCGGGAGATTGAACAGCTACCACAGGGTTCTGCAAAACACAACATGGATCAACTTGCCAAAAAGCTTTTAATTCGTACATACTAG
- a CDS encoding manganese efflux pump MntP family protein, with amino-acid sequence MFETILIALGLSMDAFAVSISSGICTEGLKSRHILRGSFSFGLFQFAMPVLGWFLGSHFRTAIQNFDHWIAFALLVFIGGKMIVESFEPEPTSCDDTAAPQKAGKTDIRNIKTLFALSVATSIDALAVGLSYSLLGKSIFSPAVAIGLITFSVCIVGFEFGKRIGYLIEKRAELIGGLVLIGIGGKILLEHLL; translated from the coding sequence ATGTTCGAAACGATTTTAATAGCCCTTGGTCTTTCGATGGATGCCTTTGCTGTATCCATATCTTCAGGTATATGTACCGAAGGTTTAAAATCCCGCCACATACTCCGAGGGTCTTTTTCTTTTGGCCTCTTCCAGTTTGCCATGCCTGTACTTGGTTGGTTCTTGGGTTCTCATTTTCGTACAGCTATTCAAAATTTCGATCATTGGATTGCCTTTGCATTGCTTGTTTTTATTGGCGGGAAAATGATTGTTGAATCCTTTGAACCTGAACCAACATCCTGTGATGATACGGCCGCACCACAAAAAGCAGGCAAAACCGATATACGGAATATAAAAACCCTATTTGCCCTTTCAGTGGCTACCAGCATCGATGCCTTAGCAGTAGGACTTTCATACAGTCTTCTTGGAAAATCTATTTTTTCTCCCGCCGTAGCGATCGGACTTATTACCTTTTCAGTTTGTATAGTAGGATTTGAATTTGGGAAACGGATTGGCTACCTCATAGAAAAACGGGCAGAACTAATTGGTGGACTTGTACTGATCGGCATTGGGGGAAAAATACTCCTGGAACACCTATTGTAA
- a CDS encoding class I SAM-dependent rRNA methyltransferase: MKRIILQPGQERRLLAGHPWVFDNEVASILNPNGPAPLEPGELVDVESSRKTYIGRAVANPNSKIIARIFSSSKEGVDKGFFKARLRNAIERRREYYHLDIESERLVFAEADLLPGLIIDRFVGWPAAQAEPLILEKNCTGASITFENVKNILGDPGVWLSIQFLSYGLDMRKDLILSALDEVLGPVHGIVERDESQVRSLEGLPQVSGLLKGIYPEGGICMFENGLPFIVDLLEGQKTGHFLDQRDNRRRAARYTREKTVLDMCCHSGGFAIHAARAGAASVLAADISPQALEAVRRNAELNGVADKVSVEAGDIFELLRSYERKHLQFDVIILDPPAFTKSHKALEGALRGYKEINLRALKLLRRGGVLVTCSCSQAMTEGRFKAMIQDAAMDAEKRLHLLEFGYQAPDHPILVGYEESLYLKCGVYRVL, encoded by the coding sequence ATGAAACGAATCATACTACAACCAGGACAGGAGCGCCGCTTGCTTGCGGGACATCCCTGGGTTTTTGATAACGAGGTTGCAAGCATACTAAACCCTAATGGACCAGCGCCGCTTGAGCCGGGGGAGCTCGTAGATGTGGAAAGTTCTCGAAAAACCTATATCGGCCGGGCCGTTGCGAACCCCAACTCAAAAATTATTGCCCGTATTTTTTCTTCATCAAAAGAAGGGGTTGATAAGGGTTTTTTTAAAGCCCGGCTTCGCAATGCAATTGAACGCCGACGGGAATATTATCATCTGGATATCGAAAGCGAACGGCTTGTTTTTGCTGAAGCGGACCTCCTACCTGGACTGATTATTGACCGTTTTGTTGGCTGGCCGGCAGCCCAGGCTGAACCGCTCATCCTGGAGAAGAACTGCACGGGAGCATCTATTACCTTTGAGAATGTTAAGAATATCCTGGGAGATCCTGGGGTTTGGCTCTCGATACAATTCCTTTCCTATGGGCTTGATATGCGGAAGGATCTTATTCTCTCTGCCCTTGATGAGGTTCTCGGACCGGTTCATGGCATTGTTGAACGGGATGAAAGCCAGGTGCGCAGCCTGGAAGGGCTGCCACAGGTCTCAGGTCTTCTTAAGGGCATATATCCTGAGGGTGGTATCTGTATGTTTGAAAATGGGCTTCCCTTTATAGTAGATCTCCTGGAAGGCCAGAAAACGGGCCATTTTCTCGATCAGCGGGATAATCGGCGTCGGGCAGCCCGGTATACCCGTGAGAAAACAGTCCTTGATATGTGTTGTCATTCTGGGGGCTTTGCTATCCATGCAGCCCGTGCAGGAGCTGCTTCGGTCCTTGCAGCGGACATTTCACCCCAGGCTCTTGAAGCGGTTCGCAGAAATGCGGAACTTAACGGAGTGGCAGATAAGGTTTCTGTGGAAGCCGGTGACATCTTTGAATTGCTTCGGTCCTATGAACGGAAACATTTGCAGTTTGATGTCATCATTCTGGATCCGCCGGCTTTTACCAAGTCCCATAAAGCCTTAGAAGGGGCGCTCCGGGGTTATAAGGAAATCAATCTTCGTGCTCTAAAATTGCTGAGACGCGGTGGAGTGCTGGTAACCTGCTCCTGTAGTCAGGCTATGACTGAAGGGCGATTTAAAGCTATGATTCAGGATGCTGCTATGGATGCAGAAAAACGGCTCCATTTGCTTGAATTTGGATATCAAGCGCCGGATCATCCCATACTGGTGGGGTACGAAGAATCTTTATATTTAAAATGCGGGGTGTACCGGGTCCTGTAA
- the ppk1 gene encoding polyphosphate kinase 1 produces MQNVPFRYFNRDLSWVDFNARVLGEALRRDLPVLDRLKFLTIVASNFDEFFMVRVAAIKRAQRMNLGRDASGLLPEEQLSLIAQKVQEITKQTYECLNQDVLPELAKIGLELIRPDSYSQNQFEYLENLFQKEVFPILTPLRLEEDMEPPSMGNLKLHGAFLLDNGQVAIVQVPTALDRIIWLPPEPHQVKPWTLLDDIVMMWAYRLFNGYTIKEAMLFKITRDADFAVDEERDEDFVEAMTEVLQNREHSWPVRLSYTGNSPILKERIARLLKLDPIDIYEMLGPIDLRSLSELAFIKGFDQFREEPWPPLWPVELPEDEPLWDTLHQRDVLLQLPYHTFDPVIRFIQDAALDPQVLAIKITLYRTSGDSPIVKALEQAARNGKQVTVLVELKARFDEERNITWASRLERAGVIVVYGIAQLKVHAKICLVVRREENGICRYIHLSTGNYNDKTARLYSDLSLFTIHPQIAQDATLFFNMITGYSVIQSMQQLVIAPVNLKRRLIELIDREAKRSSQEYPGKIVAKLNSLADVEVINALYRASQAGVSIQLNIRGICMLVPGVSGLSENIHVVSLIDRYLEHSRIIYFANGGAEELYLSSADWMSRNLDRRIELMVPILDHTVAGTVKDILFSYFKDTTHSHVLGADGRWTREAPEPDMELFRAQEFLYSELKKACELSRTAPRQEFVVRRRPPAE; encoded by the coding sequence ATGCAAAACGTGCCATTTCGTTATTTTAATCGGGATCTTTCCTGGGTAGACTTTAATGCCCGGGTCCTTGGTGAAGCCCTTCGCCGGGATCTTCCGGTTCTTGATCGGCTGAAATTTCTGACCATTGTTGCATCCAATTTTGATGAGTTTTTCATGGTCCGGGTTGCGGCTATCAAGAGAGCCCAGCGGATGAATCTGGGGCGTGATGCTTCAGGTCTTTTGCCGGAAGAGCAGCTCAGTCTGATTGCTCAAAAGGTCCAAGAGATTACAAAACAAACCTATGAATGCTTAAACCAGGATGTCCTGCCCGAGCTTGCAAAAATCGGTCTCGAACTTATCAGACCCGATTCCTATAGCCAGAACCAATTTGAGTATCTTGAGAACCTATTCCAAAAAGAAGTTTTTCCCATTTTAACACCCCTTCGACTGGAAGAAGATATGGAACCTCCCAGCATGGGGAATCTGAAACTTCATGGTGCCTTTCTTCTCGATAATGGTCAGGTAGCTATTGTCCAAGTTCCTACCGCATTGGACCGCATAATCTGGCTCCCCCCAGAACCACATCAGGTAAAGCCTTGGACTTTACTCGATGATATTGTTATGATGTGGGCCTATCGGCTTTTTAACGGTTATACCATTAAGGAAGCTATGCTCTTTAAGATTACCCGGGATGCGGATTTCGCGGTGGATGAAGAACGGGACGAAGACTTTGTCGAAGCTATGACAGAGGTACTTCAGAATCGGGAACATTCATGGCCGGTACGGCTTTCCTATACAGGTAACAGCCCAATACTTAAAGAACGAATTGCTCGTCTTCTGAAGCTTGATCCAATAGATATATATGAAATGTTAGGGCCCATTGATTTACGTTCCCTATCAGAATTAGCCTTTATTAAAGGATTTGACCAGTTTCGGGAAGAGCCCTGGCCCCCGCTCTGGCCTGTGGAATTGCCTGAAGATGAACCCCTTTGGGATACCTTGCACCAACGGGATGTGCTTTTACAGCTTCCCTATCACACCTTTGATCCGGTGATCCGTTTTATCCAGGATGCGGCTCTAGATCCCCAGGTGCTTGCTATCAAAATTACCCTCTATCGTACCAGTGGTGACTCCCCGATCGTAAAAGCTTTGGAACAGGCTGCCCGAAATGGCAAACAGGTAACAGTCCTCGTAGAACTGAAGGCTCGGTTTGATGAGGAACGAAATATTACCTGGGCATCCCGATTGGAACGGGCTGGCGTTATTGTTGTATACGGAATCGCACAGCTTAAGGTGCATGCTAAAATTTGCCTTGTCGTTCGTCGGGAAGAAAATGGAATATGTCGGTATATACATCTTTCTACAGGTAACTATAATGATAAGACTGCTCGGCTCTACAGTGACCTAAGTCTCTTTACGATACATCCTCAGATCGCCCAGGATGCAACCCTCTTTTTTAATATGATCACCGGTTATTCGGTTATCCAGAGTATGCAGCAACTAGTTATTGCACCGGTAAATTTAAAACGCAGACTCATTGAACTCATTGATCGGGAAGCTAAACGGTCAAGTCAGGAATATCCTGGTAAAATTGTGGCAAAATTGAACTCCCTGGCTGATGTAGAGGTAATCAATGCTCTCTATCGAGCCAGCCAGGCTGGTGTCTCGATTCAGCTAAATATCCGGGGTATTTGTATGCTGGTACCGGGAGTTTCGGGGCTTTCGGAAAACATTCATGTAGTAAGCCTTATAGACCGCTATCTGGAACATTCCCGGATTATCTATTTTGCCAATGGCGGTGCTGAGGAACTCTATCTTTCCAGTGCAGACTGGATGAGCCGGAACCTGGACCGCCGAATTGAGCTAATGGTGCCTATACTGGACCATACTGTTGCAGGTACTGTTAAGGATATTCTTTTCAGCTATTTTAAGGATACTACCCATAGTCATGTGCTTGGTGCCGATGGTCGCTGGACCAGGGAAGCCCCTGAACCTGACATGGAATTGTTCCGTGCACAGGAATTTCTGTATTCGGAGCTCAAAAAAGCCTGCGAACTTTCACGAACAGCTCCTCGGCAGGAATTTGTTGTCCGACGGCGCCCACCGGCAGAATAA